A DNA window from Ctenopharyngodon idella isolate HZGC_01 chromosome 10, HZGC01, whole genome shotgun sequence contains the following coding sequences:
- the tbc1d10ab gene encoding TBC1 domain family member 10A, whose product MAKLQSGNGVQWKDNKSQRGTVENLAEHESSSLGSNTELNGFANTEIQPDRYGFIGGAQQSAGENDDIPPDVLRQREAKWLDMLNSWDKWMAKKHKKVKVRCQKGIPPSLRGRAWLYLSGGKVKKEQNQSKFQELDSQPGDPKWLDVIKKDLHRQFPFHEMFVARGGHGQQDLFRVLKAYTVHRPEEGYCQAQAPIAAVLLMHMPAEDAFWGLVQICEKYLPGYYSAGLEAIQLDGEILFALLKRVSPVAHRHLKKHKIDPILYMTEWFMCAFSRTLPWASVLRVWDMFFCEGVKIIFRVGLVLLKCMLGSQEKLKACQGQYETMELLRSIEPRYMHETFLVQEVIELPVSERDIEKEHLSQLRRWKETRGELHCKSPPRMHGAKAIMAAEPPSRQDLKQNPTIIVETPQATESQVEKGKKDKKSKMEKKKDTSPPFNPYPLPSDPTLPSDNLSQHLQKDVPLQSSSQSLSSAEHDTYL is encoded by the exons ATGGCTAAGCTTCAGTCGGGGAACGGAGTGCAGTGGAAGGACAACAAGAGTCAGCGGGGCACGGTGGAGAATCTGGCCGAGCACGAGAGCTCTTCTCTGGGCTCAAACACTGAGCTCAACGGCTTCGCCAACACCGAGATCCAGCCCGACAGATATGGATTCATAGGAGGAGCTCAACAGAGCGCAGGAGAAAA TGATGATATTCCTCCAGACGTGCTCCGGCAGAGAGAAGCCAAATGGCTGGATATGCTCAACAGTTGGGACAAGTGGATGgccaaaaaacacaagaag GTGAAGGTGCGTTGTCAGAAAGGCATCCCTCCATCACTCAGAGGTCGTGCGTGGCTTTATCTTTCTGGAGGCAAAGTGAAGAAAGAACAGAATCAGAGCAAATTTCAG GAGTTGGACAGTCAACCTGGAGATCCTAAATGGCTGGACGTAATAAAGAAAGACCTCCACAGACAGTTTCCATTCCATGAGATGTTTGTAGCTCGAGGAGGACACGG GCAGCAGGATCTGTTCCGGGTGTTGAAGGCGTACACAGTGCACAGACCGGAGGAGGGTTACTGTCAGGCTCAGGCCCCTATAGCTGCAGTGCTGCTCATGCACATGCCTGCTGAG GATGCTTTCTGGGGTCTGGTCCAGATCTGTGAGAAGTATCTGCCCGGATACTACAGTGCAGGCCTG GAGGCCATCCAGTTAGACGGCGAGATCCTGTTCGCTCTGCTCAAGCGCGTGTCCCCGGTGGCCCACCGGCATCTGAAGAAACACAAGATTGACCCTATCCTCTACATGACAGAGTGGTTCATGTGTGCCTTCTCTAGAACGCTGCCCTGGGCCTCTGTGCTGCGCGTGTGGGACATGTTCTTCTGTGAGG GAGTGAAGATCATCTTCCGTGTAGGTCTGGTGCTGCTGAAGTGCATGCTGGGATCTCAAGAGAAACTGAAGGCGTGTCAGGGCCAGTATGAGACCATGGAGCTGCTCAGATCTATTGAGCCACGATACATGCATGAGACTTTCCTAGTGCAAGag GTCATTGAATTGCCCGTGTCTGAGCGAGACATAGAGAAGGAGCACCTCTCTCAGCTCCGGCGCTGGAAGGAGACCCGCGGAGAGCTGCACTGTAAATCCCCTCCCAGAATGCACGGCGCCAAAGCCATCATGGCCGCTGAGCCGCCCAGTCGCCAAGACCTCAAACAAAACCCCACAATCATCGTCGAGACACCGCAGGCCACCGAGAGCCAGGTGGAGAAAGGGAAAAAAGACAAGAAGAGcaaaatggaaaagaaaaaagacaccTCGCCTCCCTTTAATCCGTACCCATTACCAAGTGACCCAACATTACCGAGCGACAACCTGTCGCAGCACCTGCAGAAAGACGTTCCCCTGCAGAGCTCCAGTCAGAGTCTTAGTAGCGCGGAGCACGACACCTACCTGTAA